ATCATTTCTCAGCAAATGTTTATCTGGGGTCTCCAAATGGGAATGACTGGTTTGAGAAACAGACGAGTGGAACTTTGGATATTTCATGCTCATCTTGGATGGATTGGATGTATGGTGGTTTGCAATTTCAGCTTGAGCATCATTTGTTTCCCAGGTTGCCAAGATGCCAATTGAGGAGGGTGTCTCCATTGGTAAGGGATCTATGCAAGAAGCATAATTTGCCTTACAGGAGTTTGTCCTTCTGGGAGGCCAATAAATCCACAATTAGGACCCTGAGGACTGCTGCCTTGCAGGCTAGAGACATGACCAACCCTGTTCCAAAGAATTTGGTGTGGGAAGCTGTTCATACTCATGGATGAAGTTTTCTGCTTTGCTTGAGGTCTTTCTAATTTGTTTGTCAAAATTACTTGGCCTCTATGTTTATTTGTTTTCTGTTGGTACttgattaattttttgtttgttCTCCTTTATTGAAAGATATGGAATTTCCCCCCATTTGAATCACTAGCAATATATTATGTTTTACATTGTCCAATATAGTTCTATTTGCCTTTGCAGATACGTAATACATTAGCTCTCCTGCAGTTGTGCATATCATTTTATCTTTTATGTTCTCCCATCAGGAAATTAGTTCTCCACATTATTATAGAATATTCCATTACATAGGCCATTTTTTCCCCCTTCCTTAAATAAGGAAGTTTCGAACTAGTAATAAGTATGATATGGTACCGTAGCTAATTTGGGTGCTTCTTGTTTAGTGCTTCTGTTCACGGTGAAGGAAAAATGTCATTGGTAGCAACCACAAATTTTGAGTGAATTTGGGAGCTGTTATATTCATATAGCTACATAGGATTGCAGATGTAGTCAAGAGAAGGTAGGAATTATAGCGCAAGAGTATTCAATATGGGATTATGCATGACAACAATACAATTGGACAGATGCATTTCGACAAATTGGAATTTGTCCTCATATAACTGGAAAAGGGTACTTTTTTTACAAATGGGATTTTTTTGATGGATTTTACTGTTATATTGATGAATGCTTGAGCCACAGCAGAACATCAGTTACACCACCATGCTCGAAAGAACCTTTACTGGGAGGTCTTTGGAAGTTAGATAAGCTAGAAAGATGAAGCCATTACAAGCTGCAGCAGGTAATCTGGGGAATAGTCTTTTCTTAGCAGGGATACTTGAGGTCCATTACTTCCATGCATTGTCAAGATTCCCAATCCTCCCAGCAGAACTGGCAAGCAAGGAGCAATGAGGGTTATTCTAGAAATGGAACCAAACATAGTCGAAAAGCCATGTCTTGAAACTAATGTCACGGGGTTTGCAGAGGTTCCAGTCATTCACTAGTATGCTTTTGCAGGATTCAATGTTTCAATATTTGAATTGTTTCCAAATTCTTTTCCTAATAATTCACATGACATAagtgtaaaataataaaataatcacgGTGAGATGAGTTATtcgatactttttttttttttttaaatttattcaccTAAAATATTATGCTCCTAACACTTGTTAGGAGAGTCAACTtggaatatttattttattaaaaaaataatatatataacaaCTAATCAgatctaattttaatttcaaaatctctttgaaaaaaaaaaaaaaaatcttgctTGATATCTAAAAAACTCTCCATAAACCAGCAAGCGACAAAAGCTTTTCTTTATGGtattaaaataagataaaatatattaaaaccttCTATGAAACtacctttgattttttttttaataatttaaaatccttttttttaataagcaCAGTTATTGTCTTATTCACACCAAATTGGCAttcatgaatattaaaaaatccatttttatctttaataattttgatgattaaagaaaggaaacatgaaaaaaaaatattgctaagaaaaaattaaataaaaactcaTCGAAATTGATGTTTTCATATATTATCTTAAAATAATCGAATGAATGTggttataaaaataatcaaattaagagCTAAAACACtaatgtaaaatttatttttagttaatttatttaatttgtaaaatatatgaaatatagaaaatgaatgaaaagattaaaagcgtgcatattaaatttaataattttttaattttttttaaaaataaaatgtattattaataataaaatataaatatgaaaaagtaattatagaaaaataaaatatttaaatgctTTTAATATTTCGATTTTAACttacattttaagaaaacataattttaaataatattaaaaattacaattaaaatatattaaatttaaagcaAAGGTGAGTTGGGCCTCTTTCAGCAGCATAAAGGCGAATAAGCTAAATCCACAATTCTTTTGGAACTGGGCTCATGAAAAGGTACCCGACACTTCCTCCCTAGCCCTACTCGTACGTCGTCGTTTCATCTGGCAAGAGTTTCTCCCGTGCTGGTCTGTCAGGTAACCTCAGCTCTCTCCCTCACATTTCGAAGAtcgtttttctttctttctttcttttcccgcCCCCCATTAGCTCATCTCGTTAACTAAATTTGATTCCTGCTAATTTTCTTGCCtttgttttcttattctttttagGGCTTAGACACgattttttgtttttctgaTTTCTCCGGGATTCATTTGTGGTTTCTTTTTTGTTGCTGTAAAGGTGGAAAAGTAattttcatgtttttgtaaTGCTGGTTAATTTCTGATGCATAGGTTTTCCTCAAATGAAGGCTAAATTTGTCTGGAACAGAGTAGTTGGTCACTCTAGAGGTTTCCTTGACTAAAAAAATAGCAACACCAACTGAAGTTTGGAATCAGCTATTTTCTGCATCATGGATCAACTAATTACAAATCAGCACCTACCATCACATATGGACACAGGTATTAGATGGCTGGCAAAATTACATACTCAGAAGTTTTTTAAGTTTCTGATTACTAAGACCTAAAAACAGCTGAAATCCTTATTAGTTTTGATTAGCTTAGTTTTGGAATTCTGATTATGATAAAAAGTTTAGAAATTGCTACTATCTGTGAAGGTCTGTTTAGCAAAGGAGTTCAATTCCTAAAAGGGCATCCCAAGTCAATAGCGACTGCATAAATGCTTCTGTTATGCTTTCTTGTCCTTccaattaaaagaaatatatattttgttagAAAAAAGGGGCTTTTTGAAGGATTATGTTTGTAAAATATGTTTAAGTATCCTCCCTAAGTTGGGTTGTCCATCCAACTGAATGAATAGTAGCTTGAGAAGGCTATGTGACTTCCATGTCCATTGTGGCTAATTGTCCTTGTAGCATTGATGTTGCCTGTGGatttctcaaaattttataCCACTCATTTTGCTTAGagattttcttctcttttttctctcggaaaaaaaaaactttctttTAGGAGTTAGAAATTTTTGGCACAAATGCGGCTTGCATTTGGAAGTGTTCTAGTGTTGCTGTTCGCTGAGAGAACAAGAAAAGGCCCCTTTTATTCTGAGTCAGTTTTTCATTTCTGATCTTCTAGATTGTCTCAGTAACATTTTAGCATCCCTTTCTAATTCCAACCAGCTAGGGACCCTTGTCTCCTGGTTTTGCCCTTTCTTTTTGAAAGATACTTAAAACTAGAAAATTGAATGGAAAAAACAACTCTGGTCACTTTGCCTTTCTCCCAGCCATTTATGCACATGTACGAAATCATAACATCTTTACTTATTGTAATTCTGATTCTAGTAGGTTTACTGTTTACATAactcattattaattttattcttcCTTGTGTCCTATATTATGGGAATTTTCCTTTTTGACAATGGGAATCCTACTCATTGTTAAAGCTTAATGTTCTCTAAATATAAGAGGCTGTTGAGTTATGCTAAATGTCATTATGCCATACCACAACTGGACATTTGCATActgaaataattatattgaGAAACAGGGAGCGGAAACATAATTTTACATGTCATTTACTGTCTTCGTATGTAAGTATTGAATCTGAATTCAGGTGCAGCCTCTGTTAACATGTGGCTGCCCACCTTGATCTGAATTTGCATTGATATTTTCTAccaaaaaagtgaaaaaaaaaaactgatatTTTAACCTTCTTGTTTGATTGCACCAATAAAAATTTGTTGAGAAGTATTTTCTAGCATTTAGAATacataagaaaaaataattttcatagtTGAACAGATACAAATTTTATGTAAAAGGAAGAGCGAATCTCAAATGAATATTGGTTGACCTAGGGGCAGCTAAAAGTGATTGGCAATAGCCAGTGGACAAGTGGTTAATCGGCTATGGGTGCCTATATAGTCATTTACCTTTTAAGTTTGTGAAAGTTTGGAAATGACTTGctgttttgaaaaatattttttccttaaaaagggcataattttttgttttgttaacCAATATTTCCGAGTGCCTTAACATTTggaaaatgtgattttttttttgtttttttggagAAATCCTTAATCTCATTTTGTTAGCATCTCTATTTAAGTTTTCATCCTTGTGAGCACATCTTAAACAGTGCTCTGATGTTAAAAGTAGCATCTTAATGTGTTAATAAATTAGAGCAGCGTGCATGTATTGTTTAGGATACGTTAAGTTGGAGACTTGGAGCTATGTTAAAGCATTTTCCACCTGTATTACTGAATGATTTCTTGAAcactattgaaaaaaaaaatcatattattttgatgacatgcatgatatttatagaaaatttacTTATGgacaaacagaaaattaaactGTTGTAGACACCTTTTGTTATCTTCATGTGCAAGATTTATTTGTAAATTTGCAGACTTCATATGTCATTTAtcatattctttttctttcattcttattcttttttttttttctctcctaGGAAGATCTCTTAAAATATCCCTTGTGATTGTGGTAAAGAAAGACGGGATTAAAAAGCATCTAAGTTCATAGTTAAAATGTAGAAAGAAAACAGAGagagatataaaaaaataggGGCAAAACAAACATTGTTTCCGATGACCAAGGGTGGTAAATGGTTTGATTATCATTTAAATAAGAATAACTGAagcaaatttaattaaactgtACTCATAAACTAGAtaagaaaaacaataaaaacaaaataataagtaATGTCTATCTGGTTGCTTATTTATCTCGTTCCATTTGTCTCCTGCTTGACCTTGATAGAATAGACAATTTATGGACTTGTGGTCACCATGATCTTGTGGTACTCTAAGATACCAATCACACTAACCTTGTCCATCCAAGAATATATAGGGTTTAATTCCCCAATATTCCCCACATTAACAAGTCCTAACAGCCCATGGAATCCTCAGAACCTCTGGCCATCGAGAGTTTCTCTTACAGTTGGTTAACAAGTGTAAGTTCTCCTTTAGATGGCCTTGAGGAGCTCCTTAGAGCATCTTTTGACAGTTCCCATGAAGCTACTGCTGAAGATTTAGGGTACCAGATGCCAAAGCCAAAAAGATCTCTGGAAGAAGTCCAGAACTTTAATTTTGATGTTCCCAGTTCTCCATACCCAGATGCTCTTGTTGATGCTGATCAGCTTTTCTCTGAAGGCCTCATCAAGCCTGTTTTTGTCGGCCAATCAAAGATAGAGGCCTCCAGTTCCCTTGATTTACTTCCTAAAATGCAATCTTCTTTTCCTTCTAGTGCTGTCATTCCAGCTGTTCATATTCGGTGTTGTAATTTTGAAAGATGGAGAAAATCATCGAAGCGGATCTTGCAAAATTGTTTTGGATATCTGAGACCCTTGTGCCACAAAATACCTGGCTCAAGAAGAAGCACAAGAGTGGATGATATTGATAGAAGGGCAAGGCAAGTTAAAAGCTGGAGCAAGTCTCCACGAGCATCTCCAGGCATAACTTACTCATCAACAGATTGTTGTGATATTGAGAACTCAATTTATGAGGCAGTTCTTCATTGTAAAAGATCTATAGGTATTTTTCCATtgctatatttatttttcacaatTTTGTTTGTGCAAGTTTTTAATCTTTTTAGTATTCTGATTCTTCTCTACTTTCTATTTCCAGCTAAATGATTGTTTTACAGAAACAATTGGAGAGCTTCTAGAAATGCATTGCAAAAGAGTCAACTTGTTCCTTGTCCCATTTCTCTGTCTTCTATCCCCTTGGTTGTTTTTGTTCATTTGTCTTCTAAAGCAGACACTTGTTTGTTACCCAGCAGCTGTGAGAATAGTAATCATTTAATACttactttttttctttaaaagaaaATGCAAATATCTTTGACAGTACACTTTTATTTGTGTTCTTAATGCTGTAAAGatgagaattaaattatttcttgtGTGCCACCAGtggttttaattttaagaaattgtCAACTTATAGATGTGGACGGTATAGCcgactattaaaattttttggaTTGATATAATCAATTGAAGCAATCTAATGCATTGATTTCAAAAGTCTCTGCATGGAAAGACAGTAATGAGGAACCTACAGAGATAGGATGTTTAGATTTTAGAAGACGAACCTTTCCACCAATATGAAATTTTGCTCTTAAAATAGCCGGCATTTCAGGTCTCATGGATTAGGCAAGTTGTGTTCTCTCATTTGTCCATCCAATTTTTGTGCCTTTATGGGATGTGCTTATAGCATCAGATACTGGATTTTGTTGCTGGTTGAAAACCCAAGTACATGAACATTTTCAACTTTCTTCCTTTTCCAAGTTCTTGCAATGATCAGCACAGCACAATGAAATGGCCAAGTTGAGAGCTACAAACAATTCTagtgctatatttttattttttcttttgccGAAAAATTCTGGATCTTAcgtaaaaatcaatcaaaagatCCCAAAAAGAAAGTGCCATTTCCCTTTAGATATTGCATGAGAAATCTAAGAAGAAAAGTGGACGTTAAACTTGTCTTCTAACCATTAAAGCACAGACGAATTTGGTTTGCCATAAACTGAGCTGTTAGGCAATTTTGGCAGTTTTTATATCGGCTCTGGTTATAATTTGGCACAGTTTCGATTCCGATTGtgcaatttaatatttaatattttatttttattttaaaagccGATTCGAATTGTAGAAAATAAAGATCAGGATATTGCAAGGCAATTTCCGCCTGATTCAGTCTCATGAATTATTGATAGGTTTAAGTTTCAAATTTGATCAGATAATTTTATTCTGGTTTTAATTCTGAATCAGGTGCTATTCATTCTcaccataaaaataaatatttcaaaaaaattaacataCAAATTCAAATTCGAAATCTTACATATTccgtatatttaaaaaaaaacaactagATTACTTCCTGATTAACATTCTATTGTGAAC
The Manihot esculenta cultivar AM560-2 chromosome 1, M.esculenta_v8, whole genome shotgun sequence genome window above contains:
- the LOC110615024 gene encoding probable membrane-associated kinase regulator 6, with protein sequence MESSEPLAIESFSYSWLTSVSSPLDGLEELLRASFDSSHEATAEDLGYQMPKPKRSLEEVQNFNFDVPSSPYPDALVDADQLFSEGLIKPVFVGQSKIEASSSLDLLPKMQSSFPSSAVIPAVHIRCCNFERWRKSSKRILQNCFGYLRPLCHKIPGSRRSTRVDDIDRRARQVKSWSKSPRASPGITYSSTDCCDIENSIYEAVLHCKRSIAK